One genomic window of Methanosarcina acetivorans C2A includes the following:
- the ygiD gene encoding 4,5-DOPA dioxygenase extradiol translates to MEKVMPVLFVGHGSPMNAIEENEFTESWREISEKISRPKAILAISAHYEREDSSVTSNEKPKTIHDFYGFPKELYDQKYDCSGSKELITKVKDLAQEVDFDSRWGIDHGVWCVLSKMYPNADIPVVELSINRKLSMQQHYDLARKLYKLREEGILIFCTGNVVHNLMLARMSGTPYKWASSFDEKVKKYVTARDDLKLVNYELLGEDALLSVNSAEHYIPLIYALGATDRNESVSFFCEEIVLASVSMRCILFEDKNG, encoded by the coding sequence ATGGAAAAAGTGATGCCTGTCCTGTTTGTGGGTCATGGTTCTCCCATGAATGCTATCGAAGAAAATGAGTTTACAGAAAGCTGGAGAGAGATTTCCGAAAAAATTTCCAGGCCGAAAGCAATCCTGGCAATATCCGCACACTATGAGAGAGAAGACAGCAGTGTTACTTCAAACGAGAAGCCGAAGACAATCCACGATTTTTACGGGTTCCCAAAGGAATTATATGATCAAAAATACGATTGTTCCGGCTCAAAAGAGCTAATTACCAAAGTAAAAGACCTAGCTCAGGAGGTTGATTTTGACAGCAGGTGGGGCATTGACCACGGTGTCTGGTGCGTACTTTCGAAGATGTACCCCAATGCTGATATCCCGGTAGTCGAACTGAGCATAAATCGAAAACTCAGCATGCAGCAGCACTACGACCTGGCAAGGAAACTCTATAAATTAAGAGAAGAGGGAATTCTTATCTTCTGTACCGGAAATGTCGTGCATAATCTCATGCTGGCAAGAATGTCCGGAACTCCATATAAGTGGGCAAGCAGTTTTGATGAAAAAGTAAAAAAGTACGTTACAGCCAGAGACGACCTGAAGCTTGTCAACTACGAATTACTCGGGGAAGATGCATTATTGTCCGTCAATTCCGCCGAACATTATATTCCTTTAATCTACGCTCTTGGCGCAACAGATAGAAACGAAAGTGTCAGCTTCTTTTGTGAAGAAATAGTTCTAGCATCGGTTTCCATGCGCTGTATATTGTTTGAAGATAAAAATGGATAA